The following DNA comes from Solidesulfovibrio fructosivorans JJ].
CGACCAGTTCCGGCGGGAAGGCGGGCGTCGGCTTGCCGAGGGCCGTGGCGGCCTCGGCCAGGAAATGGCGCAACAGCGGCTCGATGTCCTCCTTGCGCTCCCGCAGGGCCGGGATGTGGACATGGTGGGTGCGCAGCCGGAAATAAAGGTCGCGGCGGAATTTGCCCTCGGCCTCGTCGGCGGCCAGGTCCCGGTGGGTGGCGACGACGACCCGGGCCGCAAGCCGCCTGGGCTGGTCGCTGCCGAGGGGATAATACTCGCCTTCCTGGAGCAGGCGTAACAGCTTCACTTGCGAGGCCACGGACAAGTCCCCGATTTCGTCGAGAAAAAGCGTTCCCCCGGCCGCTTCTTCGACCATGCCGCGCCGCACCGCTTCGGCTCCGGTGTAGGCCCCCCGGACATGGCCGAAGAGCGTGTCGGCAAAGACGGCGTCGTCGAGGCCGGCCACGTTGACCGCCACGAGCGGCCCTGTGCGCCCGCTTATGGCATGGGTGGCCCGCACCAGATTTTCCTTGCCTACGCCGGATTCGCCGGTGACGAGCAGCGGCTGGTAACTGGCTGCCACGGCCTCGATGTAGGCGAATACGGCGTGCATGGCCCGGGAGCGGGTGACGATGCCGGCAAAGGCCTCGGGATGGGCCGGACCGCCGGCCACCAGCCGGCTTTTGACGGCCCGGTTTTCGTCGCGCAGCTCCAGCATGCGGATGGCCCGCAGCACGCCGCTGACGATGCGGTCCTCCTCGTCGGTCTTCACGTAATAATCGAAGGCCCCGAGCTTCATGCAGCGCACGGCGGTGTCGAGTTGGTTGACGCCGCTGATGATGATGCAGGCCACGTCCGGATGCCGTTCGCCGATGGCGGCAAGCAGCTCCTCGCCCGACTTGCCGGGCATGGTCAGGTCGAGCAGGACGAGGCCGATGCCGCCCTTGTCCAAAAGCGGCAGGACCTCCCGGCTGTCCTGGCACAAGAACGTGTTGGTGATGCCGGCCGCCGATTCGAGGGTCAGCGACAGGGAGCGCAGCCAGGCTGGCTCGTCGTCCACGATCAGGATGGCGAAGGCCGGGGACGGGGCGGTGGTCATGCCGGCGATTCCTCCTTGGGCACGGGCAGTTCCAGACAGGCCGTGGTCCCCTGTCCGGGCGCGGATTCGAACGTCAGGCAACCGCCGTATTCCTTGACGATGCTCGCCGAGACGGAAAGGCCAAGCCCCGTGCCGCCCGTTTCGCGCTTAGTGGTGAAAAACGGGTCCGTGAGATGCGCCATGTGCTCGACGCTGATGCCGCTCCCTTCGTCGCGCACGCACAGGATGACCTTGCCGGCCTCGACGTCGTGACGGGTGGTGACTTCGATGGCCCGACTCTTGTCGGGCAGGGCCTGGCAGGCGTTTATGACGAGGTTGACCACCACTTGCTCGATGCGCTGGGAATTGCCCCAGACGAGCGGCAGGTCCGCCTCGTAGTCGGCTGAAAAGCGGTCCGTATGCTTGCGGATGGTGGTCTCGACCAGACGCACGGCCTTGCGCGAGCAGTCGCCCACGTCGATCAGCGCCTTGGCCGCGCCTTCCTCGCGCCGGGCGAAGTCTTTGAGATCGTTGACGATGCGCTTGATGCGCATGGCCCCTTCCTGCATCTCTTCGAGCATCCGGGGGAGTTCCTGGCGCATGCGGGAATAGCGGATGCCGCCCAGGGTGAACTCGCCTTCGCGTTCGTGCCAAGCGTCGAGCAGCCGGGCAACATCGGCCTGGACTTTGCGCAGAATGGGGATGTTGAGCAGGATCAAGCCGTTGGGATTGTTGATTTCGTGGGCCACGCCGGAGACCAGGGTGCCGAGTGCGGCCATCTTGTCGGCCTGGACGAGCTGGCGCTGGTTGCTGGACAGTTCGTCCAGGGCCTTGGTCAGGGACCGGGTGCGCTGGGCCACCTGCCGGCGCAGCATATGGGCCCAGAGCATGGAGCCGCCAAGCAGGGCCAGGAGCGGTGCGACCACGGCTCCCACGTAGACGGCGAGGGTTTGCCATTTGACCTTGCCGTTTTCCAGCACCCCGAGCCACTTGTCGTGAATGGCCTGGTAGCGTCCGGTTTCGCGCAGGATGGCCAGGCCCTCGCTGAAGCGGGCGAGCAGGGCGTCGTTGCCTTTCCTGGTGGCGTAGCCGTAACGCACGGTGGCGACGCTTCGGGCCACGGGCTGGATGTTGTCCAGTTTGTTCTCGCGGATGATGGAGATGCCGGGCAGCATGGCCACCACGGCGTAATCGCCTACGCCCGAGGCGAGAAGCCGCAGACCGTCGGCCGGGGTTTCGGAGAAGATGAGGTCCTTTTCCATGCCCTTGGCGGCCAGGGTGTCGTGCATGAAGCCGGCGCGGTGCACGATGACCTTCTTGCCGGCCAGATCGTCGAGGCTCGATACGGGCGGCGCGCCGCGTCGGGCGAAAATGGCGTGGTTGACGATGGTGTGGGGGGCGAAGTCGAGGATCTGGGCCCGTTCGTCGGAATAGGTCATGCCCTCCAGGATATCCAGGCCGCCGTCCATGAGCGCTTCGCGTTCGCCCGCCCAGGCCCCGAGGCGGAATTCCACCTTCATGCCCATGACCTCGGCCACGGCCCGGGTCAGATCCACGTTGAACCCGGCCGGCTTGCCGTCCTTGTCCAGGAATTCGTAGGGCGGGTAGTCGCGGTCGCCGCCGACCCTGACCGGTCGGCCGATTCCGGGCATCTTCGAGTTGCCGTAGAGGCCGTCGACGGCCCGGGCATCGAGCGCGACGCCCAAGGCGGCGCAAGAGAGAATGGAAAGCGCGAATGCGAAACGCAGCATAACGCCTGTCATGGCGATGCCCTGCCGGCTTTCCGCCTTTTCGTCAATTGAATGAGGATGAGAAGAGGGTGCGAAAGGGGAAACCCTTTAAAAAGGGTTCTCCCCTCTCGCGCTCTCCCCTTCCTAAACTTTTTGACGGTTACGGGCGAGATGCCGGTAACACGTTTTTATGTGAAAAGTCTTGGGAAAGGGGGCTGGGGGAAACCTTTCTTCAGAAAGGTTTCCCCCAGGTCTTATTTCGACGAAGTCTTCTCCGCCGGCAGGTTGCCGTCGGCGGAGAGTTTGTCCAGCACTTGGCGGCACAGCAGGTCATAGCCGTTCATGGTCATGTGCACGCCGTCCTTGGCCCGAAGAGACACTTTCTTGCCGCCGATGGTCTTGGCCTGGACGAACTTGCCCGAATCGTCGGTGAAGATGGTCGAGGCCTCCATGTAGGAGCAGCCGCCGACCTTGGCGCAGGCCGCCTTGGCCGCCTCGTTGACCGCCTCGACACGCTTGTTGTAGGCCGCGTCGCGCATGGCCGGCAGCCCCACCCACAACACCTTGATGCCGGCCTTCGAAGCGATGTGCAGGAAGTCTTCGGCCTTTTCCTGGTAGGCGGCGCTCCATTCCGGCGTGCCGGCCGCCTTGCCGGCAATGGGATTGTTGGCGTCGTTGCCGCCCATCATCACCACCACGGCCGTCAGCTTTTCCTTGGCCACAAGTTCGGTGAGCTTTTTGTCCCAGTCGAAAAATCTCTTGGAAATAAGCCCGGTCGAAACCTTGCCCAGGGGGACGCAGCCCAAGCCTTCGTAACGTTTCATGCGGTTGCTCATGGTCATGCCGATACCAACGGCCAGGGAATCGCCTACCACGGCCACCTTGCCGCCAGCCGCCTTGGGCGCGGCGGAAGCGGTTTTCTCCGCTGCCGGGCCGGTCGGCTCCTGGGGCGTTTTCTTTTTCAGGCCGGGCAGGGCGGGAGCGGCGGGCTGTTCCACCGAGGCGACGGTGGTCTCCTTTGCCGGGGGCGCCTTGTCCGTCTCGGTCGGCTGGGCCGGCTTCGCGGTCGTCGTGAAGGGCGTCTTGACCACGGGCGCGGCCGGTTCGCTCTTGGGTTGGGGCAGGGCGGCCGCCTGGACCGGTTTGGGCTCCAGGGTCGCCTTGGTCTGCTCCTCGGGCGAAGCCGGGCGGGTGGACGCCACGGGCGGCGGCGCGAGAGGCACGCCGGCCGGAGGGGCGGCCGCCGGCGGGGCCGGTTGGGGCGCGGATTTGACTTCGGCCTCGGGCGCGGTCGGGACCGTGGGGGTGTGGGCCGGATAGGTGCGCGCTTCGTACGCGGCGTTCTTCGACGATTTGCCGGATGTGTTGATGCACGCCGGCAGGATGGACATGGCCGCCGTCATACAAACGGCCAACGCGATTTTCATGATCGATTGCACGCGGCTACTCCGCCGAAAATAAGGATGTGGTTGCAACGGGGAACGGGACCGGACAGACCGGTCGCCGGATGCGGGCCGAACGCCTCGCCCGGTAAGCGGGCGATACGGACATTCGGATGGATTCAACGGGCCGGAGGGATACTCCGGCGGACAGCCCCAGCCTCATGGCCAAGCTTATGACCCAAGGTGGGGCGGTGGTCAAATGAAGAAGCGCCCGTGTCCGGCGGTTTGAGCGGCGCCGCCCCGCGCGGCCAGGGGAGGGCTCATTTGGGGATCGATTTTCCATGAAAAACAGGGCCAAGGGCGGTTGCAACGCTCCTTTCCCCGGTCTATTGATGGATAAACCGGCGCGGGAAACTTCTCCCCGCGCGGCCAAACGAGGTTGCATGCGCCCGGACGACGCCGAAAAAACGCTTTCTCCCCTTGATGCCGTGCGGCGGTATTGCCTTGCCGCCTGCATGGGCGGGCAGCGCAGCCTGGTCGCCTCCTGCACCGATCGGGACTGCCCCTTTCACCCCCTGCGCATGAAGGAAATTCCCGAAGGGTTTTCCGTGCGCGTGGTGCGGGTAGTGCGTCGTTTCTGCCTGCGCTGTACCGTCGGCGACCGCGAGGCCGTGCGCCGTTGCACCGAAAAAGGCGTATGCCCGGTCTGGCCATACCGTGTGGGCGTTTCGCCCCGTAAACTCAAGCGCCTCATCGCCGAAAAACGCCGTCCCAAACAACTCGATTTGCCATTCTAGGGTAGGTTATGAGGCCGGGGGAGAACCTTTCTGGAGAAAGGTTCTCCCCCGGACCCCCTCTCCCAAGACTTTTAATAATGATAATGTGTTATCGGTGTATTATCCGTAACCATTAAAAAGTTTAGGAAGGGGAGAGCGCGAGAGGGGAGAACCCTTTTCAAAGGGTTTCCCCTCTCGCACGTTTTTTTTCCCCCTCCATACCTCCCCCCGCCGGTAAACGGTCCTTTGGGGCCGGCAAGCGGCGTTTGGTCTTGTTCTCCTGCCGTTCACCATTCCTCGGGGCATTGTCGCCGTCCGTCGAAATCCGCGTGCGTTTTCCCGGGCGGGCCGCTTACGACGGCCTCATCCCGCGTGGCCGCGTCCGTTTGCGGCGGCCGGGAAGGGCGGCGATCCCCGTCGTCCCGGACACCCGAAGGCCCGGCCGACCGCCGGCGGCAAGGAGATTCCCATGCACACACCAACGGCCGACCCCACACGCGACAACCGGTTTTCCGCCCTGGTGCGCAAGCGCTGGAGCGTTTCGCTGACGCTTACGGCGCTGATGCTCGCCATCTATTACGGCTTCATCGCCATCCTGGCCTTTCGTCCCGATCTCTTTGCCGCCCGTGTCGGCGCCCATATGACCGTCGGCATTCCCGTCGGCCTCGGCGTCATTGTCGTCTCCTGGCTTTTGACCGGCATTTACGTGCGCTGGGCCAACGACGATTACGACACGGCCGTGGAAAATTTCAAACACGCCATGCGGGAGGATCGGGGATGAACACTTTCGCCACCACCATCGGACAGCCCAACGCCACGTCCATCGCCTTTTTTTTCGTCTTCATCCTGGGCACGCTGGCCATCACCTGGTACGCGGCCAGGAAAAGCCGTAGCGCCTCCCAGTTCTACGCCGCCGGCCGCTCGGTCACGGGCTGGCAAAACGGCATGGCCCTGGCCGG
Coding sequences within:
- a CDS encoding sigma-54-dependent transcriptional regulator, whose amino-acid sequence is MTTAPSPAFAILIVDDEPAWLRSLSLTLESAAGITNTFLCQDSREVLPLLDKGGIGLVLLDLTMPGKSGEELLAAIGERHPDVACIIISGVNQLDTAVRCMKLGAFDYYVKTDEEDRIVSGVLRAIRMLELRDENRAVKSRLVAGGPAHPEAFAGIVTRSRAMHAVFAYIEAVAASYQPLLVTGESGVGKENLVRATHAISGRTGPLVAVNVAGLDDAVFADTLFGHVRGAYTGAEAVRRGMVEEAAGGTLFLDEIGDLSVASQVKLLRLLQEGEYYPLGSDQPRRLAARVVVATHRDLAADEAEGKFRRDLYFRLRTHHVHIPALRERKEDIEPLLRHFLAEAATALGKPTPAFPPELVGCLGAYAFPGNIRELRAMVFDAVSLHTSRMLSMKSFLAAMGRVKPCPAADPPPNPFAPFEQLPTFAEAARFLVDEALARSGGNQTLAARLLGISQPALSKRLKHAAKPS
- a CDS encoding transporter substrate-binding domain-containing protein; translation: MLRFAFALSILSCAALGVALDARAVDGLYGNSKMPGIGRPVRVGGDRDYPPYEFLDKDGKPAGFNVDLTRAVAEVMGMKVEFRLGAWAGEREALMDGGLDILEGMTYSDERAQILDFAPHTIVNHAIFARRGAPPVSSLDDLAGKKVIVHRAGFMHDTLAAKGMEKDLIFSETPADGLRLLASGVGDYAVVAMLPGISIIRENKLDNIQPVARSVATVRYGYATRKGNDALLARFSEGLAILRETGRYQAIHDKWLGVLENGKVKWQTLAVYVGAVVAPLLALLGGSMLWAHMLRRQVAQRTRSLTKALDELSSNQRQLVQADKMAALGTLVSGVAHEINNPNGLILLNIPILRKVQADVARLLDAWHEREGEFTLGGIRYSRMRQELPRMLEEMQEGAMRIKRIVNDLKDFARREEGAAKALIDVGDCSRKAVRLVETTIRKHTDRFSADYEADLPLVWGNSQRIEQVVVNLVINACQALPDKSRAIEVTTRHDVEAGKVILCVRDEGSGISVEHMAHLTDPFFTTKRETGGTGLGLSVSASIVKEYGGCLTFESAPGQGTTACLELPVPKEESPA
- a CDS encoding SGNH/GDSL hydrolase family protein — encoded protein: MQSIMKIALAVCMTAAMSILPACINTSGKSSKNAAYEARTYPAHTPTVPTAPEAEVKSAPQPAPPAAAPPAGVPLAPPPVASTRPASPEEQTKATLEPKPVQAAALPQPKSEPAAPVVKTPFTTTAKPAQPTETDKAPPAKETTVASVEQPAAPALPGLKKKTPQEPTGPAAEKTASAAPKAAGGKVAVVGDSLAVGIGMTMSNRMKRYEGLGCVPLGKVSTGLISKRFFDWDKKLTELVAKEKLTAVVVMMGGNDANNPIAGKAAGTPEWSAAYQEKAEDFLHIASKAGIKVLWVGLPAMRDAAYNKRVEAVNEAAKAACAKVGGCSYMEASTIFTDDSGKFVQAKTIGGKKVSLRAKDGVHMTMNGYDLLCRQVLDKLSADGNLPAEKTSSK
- a CDS encoding DUF485 domain-containing protein; translated protein: MHTPTADPTRDNRFSALVRKRWSVSLTLTALMLAIYYGFIAILAFRPDLFAARVGAHMTVGIPVGLGVIVVSWLLTGIYVRWANDDYDTAVENFKHAMREDRG